The Fusobacterium massiliense DNA window CGGAAAAAATTGTTGTTCCTATTATGAGATATCTATACATTAGTATGCCAAATATAAAAAATGAGAAAATCTTTAGTAAGAAAGAAATTAGAAAACTTATGTATGATGTTACTGACCCTGAATTTATAGGGGACTCTATTTTAAAAAATAATTCTCCTGCTATTTTTGAGCATCCTCATCCTAGTTCTTCAGTTTTAAGTGATGCAAAGGAAAAATTTGAAAAAATTAAAAATATAAACAATTTTAAAATAGAAGATCTAGTGTTTGTTGCTCATTTTAATGAAAATAATAAAATAGAAAAAAGAATACTTTTATCTACTGTAAAAGAATGGATTAGTTCTTTTAAATTTCCTATAAAAGTTACATCTAATGCAAAAAATGATGAAATTACTTTTGATATAAAGGATTACCTTGTTGGAACAAATAAGAAGGAAGATTTTTATTATTATTTAAATAAAAAATTTAATTTAAGAATTGAAAATGAAAATGATTTTTTAAATGATTTACCGGTTATACCCATTTTACAAAAAAATGAAACAATATTATTACACTCAAATGTTAGAGGATTACTCGTAAGTCCTAATGGAGATATTTATTTTAAATATATAAATATTGATTGAAATAAACAAAGTCTCTGACGTCCGTATTAGTTCGAAGAGCCTGTGTTCATTGAGCTCGTAGAACTCATACGGCTGTCAAGAGACTAATTTTAATATTTAAATTTATACTTTCTTATACAATAAAAATAGCTCTAATATTCGTATTAATTTAGAGCTTTTATTAAGCTTTTGAAATTAATACTGGTATTAGGGCTTTACTTTATTTATATAATTTTATTTTTCAAGTTTATTTTCTTTTTTATAATAACAAACATATAATGATAAACCAATAAATAACCCTCCAACTATATTTCCAAGAGTTACATAAAATAAATTATAAAAAATACCTGCATATGTTATTGTAGGATTAAACATTTTAGCTACATTTAAATAGAACATATTTGCAACCGAGTGATCATAACCAATTAAAACAAAAAGCATAATTGGTAACCATGCACCTACTAATTTCCCAATAGTATCTCTTGACATATAAGCTAAAATTACTGCCGAACAAACTAAAACATTGCATAGTATTCCTTTTAAGAAAAGAACATAAGCTGATGCTTCTATTTTACCATGAGCCATAGCATCTACAAAAGCTTGTGAATCTGGGTTGAATGCTCCTGTTTTTGCTGTTATATAAGCAATTATGACACTACCAACATAGTTAAAAATATAGACAATTACCCAATTACGAAGTAATGATTTTAGGTTGATATTTTTATTTACAAAACCTACCCCCATCAACACATTTCCTGTAAATAATTCTGTTCCTAAAGTTACAACTAAAATAAGTCCTACAGGGAACACCGATGCTCCTAGAACTTTTGCAGCTCCTGGGTCACTTTTCAATAAAGTGGAACTTGATACTATGTTTGCAACTCCTCCTAATGCTATAAGTGCTCCAGCAAATAATCCTAAAATTGCTAGTTTAAAGCACTCTTTTTTTCCCTTTTCTTCAGCTACCGTCAGTAAAAAATCTACTAACTCACTTGGTGTTTTGTGATGTACACTCATTTTTTCCCTCTCTTTCAAAATTTTATATTGATTATTATACTAAATTTTTTTTATTTTGAAAAACACTTTTTTTATTTTACTAGAAAAAATAAATTTAAAAATTAAATTCCAGAAAAAAGTACATATTAATCTAAATAGTCTATTTTTTAACTCATCTAACTCAGATATTTTAAATAAAATTATTGAAGGCATTTGAAACAATATTCTTTTAATTTTTATTTGTTAAGCAAATAAAAAAATATTTAAAGTTTATTTTTCTATTTTTTATTTTATTTTTTAATTCAAAATTTCTTTTACTTTTATTAAAAATATGCTATACTTATAAAACAATCAAATTCGTGAACATCGAAAAATTTAACTTACAAAAGAAAGAGGTGATAAAAATTAATACACATATTGTTAAACCACTTAGCTCAAAAAAAGAAAATCTATTTCTTATTTTGACTTTTTTTATTCTACTTTTAATTGCTGGTATTTCTTTGAAATTAACACATAAAGATGAATTTAAAATTGATTTGAAAGAAGGAGAAATAATTTCTTTTGATACTTTAAACAGTATTGAATTAGGTCTTTATTCTGATATTAAAAACTCTTTAACTGATATGTCACAGTTAAAAGAAGAAAGTGGAGAACTTCCAACTTTAAAAACTTTAATAGAAGAAGAAATTCCACCTTATTACAAAGATCTCACTTGGGAACAAAGAGGAGCTGTAGAGTGGAAAGAATTAAAGCACGACGGAGAAACTTTTTTACTTGGAGTAGGTAGTAATAAAGTGGGAATTTTCATAATTAAGTTAAATGAAAATCCTGAAAACAGTGATGTTTTTTACCTTCATGAAAAAGTTAGTCTTGAGAAATTAGAAACAAATTTTGAAAAATATGAAAGTCTTGCAAAAAAGGTTATTCCTTATACAGGAGGAGATGAAAGACAAAAGTTTGTTGGTAAAGAATAGTATGAAAATGATATTAGGAGGTTAAAATGAAAAAAATATTAATTTCTTTTCTATTCATATTATTTAGTAGTTTTTCCTATTCACAAGAAAAATTAAAAATTGGAATTACTTTATTGCCCTATTATAGTTTTGTTAAAAATATAGTAAAAGATAGAGCTGAAGTTATTCCAGTTGTAAAAGCAGAATCTTTTGATTCTCACACATATCAACCTAAAGTAGAAGATATTCAAAGAGCATCTACTTTAGATGTTATTGTTGTAAATGGCATAGGTCATGATGAATTTATATTTAAGATTTTGAATGCCATTGATACAAAAAGAAAAATAGTTGTTATAAATGCTAATAAAGATGTAGCTCTTATGCCAATTGCAGGAACATTGAACGATGAAAAGATTATGGATTCTCATACTTTTATCTCAATTACCGCTTCTATTCAGCAAATACATAACATTACAAGAGAGTTGATGAGATTAGATCCTAAAAATAAAGATTTCTATCAAAAAAACTCAAGAGATTATGTTAAAAAATTAAGAAAACTAAAAACAGATGCTTTAAAAGAAGTCCAAAATATAAATGGAGAAGAAGTTAGAATTGCAACTTTTTTAGGTGGATATAACTATTTGTTATCTGAATTTGGTATTGATGTTAAAGCTGTTATAGAGCCAACTCATGGTTCTCAAGTAAACATGGCAGCTCTACAAAAGATGATTGAAAAAATTAAAAAAGATAAAATTGATATCATTTTTGGAGAAAAAACTTATAGTGATGAATATACTAAAATTTTACATAATGAAACAGGAATTGAAGTTAGAAAATTAGAACATCTAACAACAGGTAAGTATACTGCTGACAGCTTTGAAAAATTTATAAAAATCGATTTAGATGAAGTTGTTAAAGCTATAAGAGATATACAGAATAAAAAAAGTAAAAATTTTAATTAAATTAATAATAATTACAAGTAGTATTTTCTACTTATAAAACAAAATGAAAAACAAAATTAGGAGGATAAAATGTTTAAAAAAATAATGGCATTTCTTATGATTTTATTTAGTTTTACTTCTTTTGCAAAAGATAAATTAAAAATAGGTGTTACTTTACAACCTTATTATAGTTTTGTTGAAAATGTTGTAAAAGATAAAGCTGAAGTTATCCCAGTAGTAAGATTAGATTTATATGATTCTCACAGTTATCAACCAAAACCTGAAGATATTAAAAGAATTAATAATCTAGATGTATTAGTTGTAAATGGTATAGGACATGATGAATTTATTTTTGATATTTTAAATGCTGCTGATAGAAAAAAAGATATTAAAGTTTTATATGCAAATAAGAATGTTTCTCTTATGCCAATCGCTGGTTCTATAAGAGGAGAAAAAGTTATGAACCCTCATACTTTTATTTCTGTAACTACTTCTATTCAACAAGTATATAACATTGCAAAGGAATTGGGTAATATCGATTCTGCTAATAAAGATTTTTATTTAAAAAATGCAAGAGATTATGCTAAAAAGTTAAGAAAATTAAAATCTGATGCCCTAAATGAAATTAAAAATTTAGGAAATGTTGATATAAGAGTTGCAACTTTACATGGTGGATATGACTACTTATTATCTGAATTCGGTATCGACG harbors:
- a CDS encoding DUF6162 family protein, whose amino-acid sequence is MIKINTHIVKPLSSKKENLFLILTFFILLLIAGISLKLTHKDEFKIDLKEGEIISFDTLNSIELGLYSDIKNSLTDMSQLKEESGELPTLKTLIEEEIPPYYKDLTWEQRGAVEWKELKHDGETFLLGVGSNKVGIFIIKLNENPENSDVFYLHEKVSLEKLETNFEKYESLAKKVIPYTGGDERQKFVGKE
- a CDS encoding metal ABC transporter solute-binding protein, Zn/Mn family; its protein translation is MFKKIMAFLMILFSFTSFAKDKLKIGVTLQPYYSFVENVVKDKAEVIPVVRLDLYDSHSYQPKPEDIKRINNLDVLVVNGIGHDEFIFDILNAADRKKDIKVLYANKNVSLMPIAGSIRGEKVMNPHTFISVTTSIQQVYNIAKELGNIDSANKDFYLKNARDYAKKLRKLKSDALNEIKNLGNVDIRVATLHGGYDYLLSEFGIDVKAVIEPSHGAQPSAADLEKIIKIIKKEKIDIIFGEKNFNNKFVETIHKETGVEVRSLSHMTNGPYEANGFEKFIKIDLDEVVKAIKDVAKKRGNK
- a CDS encoding formate/nitrite transporter family protein, yielding MSVHHKTPSELVDFLLTVAEEKGKKECFKLAILGLFAGALIALGGVANIVSSSTLLKSDPGAAKVLGASVFPVGLILVVTLGTELFTGNVLMGVGFVNKNINLKSLLRNWVIVYIFNYVGSVIIAYITAKTGAFNPDSQAFVDAMAHGKIEASAYVLFLKGILCNVLVCSAVILAYMSRDTIGKLVGAWLPIMLFVLIGYDHSVANMFYLNVAKMFNPTITYAGIFYNLFYVTLGNIVGGLFIGLSLYVCYYKKENKLEK
- a CDS encoding metal ABC transporter solute-binding protein, Zn/Mn family, with protein sequence MKKILISFLFILFSSFSYSQEKLKIGITLLPYYSFVKNIVKDRAEVIPVVKAESFDSHTYQPKVEDIQRASTLDVIVVNGIGHDEFIFKILNAIDTKRKIVVINANKDVALMPIAGTLNDEKIMDSHTFISITASIQQIHNITRELMRLDPKNKDFYQKNSRDYVKKLRKLKTDALKEVQNINGEEVRIATFLGGYNYLLSEFGIDVKAVIEPTHGSQVNMAALQKMIEKIKKDKIDIIFGEKTYSDEYTKILHNETGIEVRKLEHLTTGKYTADSFEKFIKIDLDEVVKAIRDIQNKKSKNFN